The Alnus glutinosa chromosome 3, dhAlnGlut1.1, whole genome shotgun sequence nucleotide sequence ataattaaatttaactttttgacTAAAGTAAAGCAGACGCCGGAGATGGCCTTAGAATCTGCTTTTGAATATTTCAAAAGTTCGAGAATCCGATTTTGAGTATTTCTATCTGCTTAGCGCCAATTAGCCCCTAACGTGGAACCCACTCAGATGTAACCCCACCCCACCACCCAAAAAGTACCAGCCGTCCATGCCACCATCTCTCCACTTGTTCTCAGCCACGTGTCCCCCAACCGGTCACTGGGCCTGTGACTTTCTGTAACACCCACCGTCCACCGCAGCCCCCAGgaccccccccccaccccccgcGCGTACACGTACAAAAATACGCCGTCAAATCTAACGTCGTTGATCCTCGGACTTATCAAACCCAACGCCGTCAATTTGGCTCTCAAATTCCCCGAAGCACTAGCTAGGCTTGGAGCACAAAGCTCAGGCAGGGACACATCACCATCTAACGGTCACGATCTCACCTCGCGCTCGCTCTATATAAATCCCACTCAGATTTGCTCTGCTGCAGCCCTATTGCTCACTCGCATAATAATAATTTCAGcatcaaaaatttcaaattcttttatttatttttttcgggTGGCGGATCGGAACTTTGGTGTCCGAAAAGAATGGCGGAGCATTCCGAGAGTGCGGGTTCGGCAGCGGAGTCGATGATGGAGAAGATAAGCGAGAAGATCCACGCGCACGATTCGTCGTCGTCTTCGGATTCGGATAACGAGAAACCAGTCTCTCCGTCGTCGGTGAAAGCCAAGATTTTCCGGCTTTTCGGCAGGGAGAAACCGGTTTACAAGGTTTTCGGTGGAGGAAAACGTACGatcactcctctctctctctctctctctctctctctctctctctctgtaggATTACATTTTTTATCTGAGATCTGTTATCGGATCGGATAGGCGTTGTTCAGCAGTGTTTGATATTACATTTTTTCTTGAAATGTGcgtgtttgttttgaaaacattggtTGATGCGATTTCTGCTTTTCTTTTGAAAGCAATGTAAGTTCTTTGGAAATGGAGGAAAACAACGCGTTTCGATTTGTAGGAGTACAAGTTGCGTTTAGGTTTTTGTCAGATTATTGTTTTAGTGATCTGTATGGGTATTTAGGTTAATTggggtattttgttttttaatttctatttgaAGCTTATAGACTCTGTTTAGTTGCTGGTAAAATGTGGAAAGTGTTATGCAAAATTTGAGTTTTGAAGTATGGTTGCTGAGAATCCAGGGGAGCGTAAATTGAAAGTTCATGCAGTGAGAGGGTTAGACCGTTAGAGAATGATACCTTTCAAATTGGGTCATTTCCAATTATATGTtgtgacttttttatttttcccctcAAGAGCGaagttgtaaattttttttttccccaagtTAATGCGAAGCAATGCTAAGTGTTGATCTATGTTTTTAGATTGTGTTCTTTCTCAACTTCTGTGATGATTTGGTGCAGCTGCTGATGTGTTGTTATGGAGGAACAAGAAGATTTCAGCCAGTGTGCTCGGTGGAGCCACCGCAATCTGGGTTCTTTTTGAATTAATCGAATACCACCTACTTACTCTTGCATGTCACGTTCTGATACTCTCTCTTGCAGTCTTGTTCCTGTGGTCCAATGCTCATACGTTTATCAACAAGTAAgctttatgggttttcacattATCAGCCCTTAGTGTTAATCTGTATTAAATTCAGTTCTTAGGTAACTAGGCCATGttttcatctatatatatatttcattaatTGCCTAAGATGATGTCTGTTTCTAGGACTCCACCCCGCATCCCAGAAGTTCATCTTCCTGAGGAGCCATTCTTGGAAGTTGCCGCTGCGCTGAGAATTGAAATCAACCATGGTTTTGCTATCTTGCGTGATATTGTAACTGGAAGAGATTTGAAAAAGTTTCTCATTGTATGTGTTTTGTCTATGTTTCGTTGGTAGAATATTCACCGTTTAGTTTAAATAAGCATATGAAATTCTTTATTGGTTTAGGCTGGTCTAACCTCTTAATTCAGTGCTCACGCTGGTTTAACAAGTTAATATTTCTATTGTTTCATGAAGGTAGCTGATTTGCTAGATTTGAGACTCTGATCTATACTACTAAAATCTAGAGTGTATTATAATACATGTCCTGTAATTGCTAGTCTTCAAAAATGGGATATTCTGCTAAACAGTATATCTTTAACATGATTTTGACTGGCAATTCAGTATGGAAGTTTATTTTGTTATCTGATTTTTCTGATAAGGTTATGTTTTCGATGTCAGGTTATTGCTGGCTTGTGGGTTCTTTCAATTGTGGGGAGTTGGTGCAATTTCTTGACCTTGTTCTACATATGTAATAACCACAAAACTTTTGTTTATGCATATTCTATTTATAATCAACTTAACATTGTGTACTGAACTTTGTTAATATCGATTTGGAGAACAGCTTTCGTTTTGCTGCACACTGTGCCCGTTCTGTACGAAAAGTATGAGGACAAGGTTGATCCATTTGCAGAGAAGGCGATGTTCGAGCTTAAAAAGCAGTATGTAGTGTTTGATGCGAAGGTTTTGAGCAAGATTCCAAGAGGTCCATTGAAAGGGAAGTTGGCTTAAAGGAGGTAAGGTGTTCTTCTGTTAGTGGTGGACAACCAGCTAGCAATGGGTTTTGTAGTTTTTGTCTGTGGGTGCGCTCGCACTTTTTATATTTGCTGGAGCCTTTGCCTTGCTTCTCTCCATGCAGTTGTCATTGTTTTGGTTTGCAATGCTGTAGGTGTGATTTTTGCTTTGTACTGTTTCCGTAACTTTGAAATGGCACCTTAACTATAGGTGATTTTGTGAGCAACTTTATTAGTCGATTGGATATCACATTGTGCCTTGTTAATTCATGCTTTTATTGGGTTTCTATAGCGAGAATGATCTCCTTGACGCAACATGTATGGGCAAAGGATGAAAAATATAGCGGTCTCTGCATTGAGAAGCATGAAACTTCTGAAGTTAATGAGGAAGTGTTATGTGGAGAGCTTCCTTTTGAAGCATGCTACTAATAACGGTAAATTGGTAATGATAACAAACGAAAATATGTAGgttctacaaatttaatggttgattaaAAAGAGATATATCGGAAAGatatataatatgtaaaaagatcatttttctttgacaaAAATATGTATTGGAAGTGTTAAATGCATAATTGGTAATTGTGGGTTATCTATTATTAAAAAGAtacttgaattttttatttttttttggtaagatacatgaaaaacaaaattacaacagtaatggaaaagaacaaaaacaagggTTGGGCAACTCAAAATTTAAACTATGAACGAAAGTACGTGGAGACAATGTTTTTGAAGATGCGAGCCATGTGATTCGTGACACGGATGCTAAAAATCGAGGCCACCAGTTAAGGTGGTAAAAGATGTAtaaagagttacaagaactcaaacACCGATACAGGAATAAACAGAGAGAGATTACAAcaaaaaagcccaaaacaaaacatatcaacacaaacaagaaaataattaacaaCATAGGCCTGAATGAGGGTAGGGGAGTGGGAGCCACTTCTGGTGGCGCGTGAGAGCCATGCGCGGCTAGAGGAAGGCCTCTCGCCAGTAGGAGATGctggagttgatgaagtacgCCGCAAGTCGTGGTGGGGAGAGGCGGTTGGATGAGATGTGGTCCACACAGGCCAAGAAGGTCCCTAGCGCGTGCAGTGGACACTTCGACAAGTGGGCAGTGGTGGGGAGCATGACGACTGTCGGTGGACTCGGATGACACCGACGAACCTACTGGTGAGGTGCGTGTGGTGCGAAAAAGGGCTGGAAAGTGTAGATTTAGATCCTAAGATTTTGACCCaaaaaaccatccaaaaaacgATCAAAACACGGTGGAATGAGATGGGATAAACTGATGAGCTAAGTATTGAGAGCAGAGCCAGAAGATAAAGAGCCAAAAAAAGATCCGGCATGATAGTAACCTCAAAAGAGTTTTGGGTTGGTTGGTATGAGAGAAAACTCTCAAGGGTTTTGGGTGGTTGGTTGGTTGGGCGGATAaagtagaaggagagaaagatgGGGTTGCAAGGAAGGGGGAGAAGGTTACAGGAAAAGGGGGGGAAGCTTCCCTCCCATGTCGGCTTGCACAGGGAAGAATTCACAAATAGGAGAGAGAACGAAGCTTTTCACGGGGACATGCAAAGAGATAGATTGTAAAATGAGCCATGGaaaattgaaatcaaaagaTAATTTGGATTTTGAAAATGACAAAATCAGTATTTGTactttattaatttaatattttctttcatttatcatttaaaaaatctattgaaattttttaaagcgTATGAAAAGCCAAGTAAGAGGTAATCCAACCATCACTTGGAATGGAGTCCAACCATCCCTGAAAATGGTTTTAAGTGTAATTCGACCAGTCTTATCGAATAATCTTAAGAGGTGATCCAGTTAGGGGTGGCTCACAAGTTAAGGCGTGGTCTAGCAACCTTTCAAAGCCTCTTTCAATAGTTGTCAAACCACCACTCAAGCGAGATACAATGACTTGAGCCACTCAAAAAATTCTTTAAGCCCTCCTTTGTCCAAGCTAcccgtttttctttttcttttttttaaaaaataaaaaataaaattgagttttgtaacttttgttattttttttaaaaaaaattgtttgttacGTGTCAAGTTGatgtgatatttttgtacatgacAACATTTTCTGTCTTACATGGTTTTTTTCACACGTGACAAAAACCCTGTAAAATTTTTAGACGATAAATGAACAAAAGTATTACATTGTTAAAACTTATAAAAAGGTATCAATTaggtcactttttaaaatttcaatacattttttaataaagaggTAAAACTATAGGAACCATTTATGCATTTAATCCTTGTTGAAAAAGTGTTAGTAGAGCCCGCTCCATTATC carries:
- the LOC133864537 gene encoding reticulon-like protein B5, encoding MAEHSESAGSAAESMMEKISEKIHAHDSSSSSDSDNEKPVSPSSVKAKIFRLFGREKPVYKVFGGGKPADVLLWRNKKISASVLGGATAIWVLFELIEYHLLTLACHVLILSLAVLFLWSNAHTFINKTPPRIPEVHLPEEPFLEVAAALRIEINHGFAILRDIVTGRDLKKFLIVIAGLWVLSIVGSWCNFLTLFYISFVLLHTVPVLYEKYEDKVDPFAEKAMFELKKQYVVFDAKVLSKIPRGPLKGKLA